The genomic interval AAGGAGGGAACTAAAGGATATGATCCTCATCCCACCACCCCTGGCCCCCACGGGACCTACCATGACCCTTCCAACTTAAGAGCACATGTGGTTCTAACAAATATGCAAGACTTTCTCCTTCTCACACAGCTTCTACATGCTAAAACCATACTATCTGGGCACTTCCTTGAAGCAAAAATGTGAGGTGAAGGCCCAGGCTGCAGCAATCAGCAAGGTAAATTTCTCCCTGGgttggaaagaaatgaaagttgAGTTGCAGAATGTAGTTTGACACATATGTCAATTCTGCTTTTTATGCAGCTATATACGTATATTTAAACAGGTAATATGGATTAACCCTTTAAACATAATACGTTACCTTTTGAGAGTGGAAGAACATATTACTCCTTTGTACAGAGTAATCCTTGACAATTTACTTCATAAGGATAAGTCTTTTGAGGGTTTAGAACACaaattatggggttttttaagttaAGAACACATATACTTCCTGTTTAGTGGTTCAGTTATTGCCATTATGACGAACATAGTCGCTTTCAGATACAcaatctgtatttctttttgccatACTACAACAATCCATCACTTCGCATCATGGAAGCCAATGCTATAATCGTAAAATACAGGCCATTTCCTCCATTGCATTTTAATCTTCTAGTAGCAGCATTtcagaagtggaaaagaaaagattatgcACCAACAAAAATTTTCAGGAGGTAAACCTTACAAGGAAGGAATGGATTCATTTGCAAGTCCACCTACATcttcaataagaaaaaaacaaaattaagtctACTAACCCATTTTACAATGCCTTAAGGATTTTGGTCTTTCATAATTGggactctgcaatattttaagGACAAGCATTTATGCAGATTaattttcatgctgttttctcCACAAAAGTAGTGGAAACACAGTCTACTAAGCAGGTTAGCTTATGAAGCCTAATGACAAGCACATACACAAAAAAGCCACATCAACATCCAGAAGACGTGTTGTAAAGAATGCAGTGGGAACAGAATCAACAAGATGAAAGCAAATTagaaggaaaataggaaaaaaaaaaaaaatcaaacaaaagcCATCACAAACACTACTGCATTAACCATAAATGAAGATTCGACATTTTTTAGCCTCAAATAACTCAGTTACGTAACTCCAATTCACAGTGAAAAATTCTTAACCAGCACTTTATGAGCACAAGTTAATCACCGTAAGGTTTATCCAAATTAGTCTGTTTTCTGGGTAGAGAGCCCAAAACACGAGGAGCCTGAATACTGCTCCTGGTGGCCAGGTTGGAGCCATCTGTAGATCTGAAACTGTATTCATTAATAGTTACTTTGGAAACACCTACTAGCCTAAAGAACTTTCATTCAAAACAGGGATTATAAGCAATCCTATCAAGTTATTCTCCAGATATGACAAGGAAgagtaatttctttcaaaaggcTGGAGACAAAAACATACACAGGCCGTCATGCAGAATATTTATATTTGATGGCAAAAAgaacaaattctgaaaataacaaGTCTTGAAGGGAACTTTCAAAGACCCATAATTTGCCAAAAACCATGCTGAACAAGGTTTTCCCTCTCTACCCTCCACCCgctcagtaaaaataaaagtgaacaAGCAATCTTCCTCAATGGTAAGGCACTTTGTCCCTAAATGTAAGGAAAGGCTGTTTACATTACCAGAAGAATGTACATTACTATTTCTTTAGATGGACTTGAGGAAGGGTGAAGgagaactgaaaggaaaagctgGCATACTGTTATCTGATAATATTCTAAAATTGCTTGAGTTATGTCCCATTTGCTAACAAATTATTCAGATTTGCACATTATTTACACAAAAGATTCAATACTAATAcagatataaaaatgaaattttaccTGTCTTCATCTTTGTGGGACATTGAGAAGCATCTCCTGCCGTCTTCAGACTCATCCCAAAAAGTGCTACCATCTGgcatatttttttgttcttgagCTGCTGCATTTTTCCTTAGGTCTATTTCTGCATTCTTTTGATGACCTACGTGCTCTCTTGAGTCAAAGAACATACTATAATTCATTgcttctctgctgtttctcaaGGCACATTCAGCATAGCCTTGCTGGACTTCAGCAATATCACTTCTCCTCCAGGAACCActttcatcatcatcattagGGAGAAGCTCCTCTGTCTCCAACTGGTTTGTAgtactttgttttcttattttaggtCTCACTACCAGCTCAGGTGAATTTCCTTGGTCAGTCTTTCCATCATTGACATTCAATTCATTAGCAATTGCTATAGGGGTTCCGATTCCAACATCCACtatatttcttctctgctgtgtttcACAATTGGTACTACTCGGGTTACTTTTCGGTATAGCATGATCTTCAGCAGAAAATTTAAATGTGCTGTTGTTTGGACATGCCAAGTCTGAACCTATGCTAAAATATCTCATTAAAGGCACTGGTCCTGCTTCTTCACAACATTCTCTAGAAACACTGTGGTTGAGAGTGGACAATCGGGACTTTAAGTCAGTAAAAGACTCCGGGCCTTTTTCTAACTCAGAAAGCATGCTATCTAGTGTTTCCTGCAATACACCTGCTTCTTCCCTTGCCAAAGAAAATTTGTCTTGAGCATCATCTTCCTCTCCATCACTGCTATCTGGCTCATAAGAATCAGTGTTTACAAAAGCAATTCTATTCTGACCATTCCAGTCATTATGCCCTCCAGACGCATATTCTGCAAGCTCAACGGAATTTTCATAAGGATTCATAAAGTTCCCTGAGATTTTGTTGCCTTCCAGATCATAAGAGAATAGAGAAAATGGCGATGCGTTCACTTCAAAAGTTCGGCTCCATACACTTTGGCAAACGGGTTCTCCAGTTCCAACATTTTCTAACAAAGGCTCATCCAATAAACCAGAAGAAACTTGAACCAATGGACTGGAACCTTCACAGAAAGTTGTAAGAAAGAATGCATTGGAATAATCAAAAACAATAGAAATATTCTCATCTACAACAATTGcttgcaaaaaagaaagaatagttCACTAGGACTGCAGTGCAATCTgacaaagagaaatatttacCAGAGATGCAGTCATTCTTCACtaatatatttactttcttaTTTATATAAGCTAAGCATACAGAAATAGACTTAAATGATACCATTTCACCTCAGCCTGTGATAGCaagaaaacaagtattaaaGGAACATGTTCATAAGCAGCATTTTTACATTGTTTATATAAAAGGGAATTTGAAGACGGGAAcaggaaatctgaaaaaagactaaaatattaaaaagctgcAACATTTCTTTCCATAAGTTAAATCCATTCATTAACTGGCTAAATTGTACCTCCTGCCACACTCAGATAAGGCCATTTATTGCTACTATAAATTAGATACTAACAGCACTATATTTTGTACGCgcataagaagaaaataatagtaGGGATGAATGTGGAATTACAGTTAGTAATTACCATCACCACAAATTCAGTTTGGTTTACTACACACTTGAACACCTCTTGCATAAAGGGACAATAAATATCAAACCCAGCAGCAAGAGTTAAAGAAGGTAAAAACATGTATACTGCTGCTACTACAAAATTAATGCTGAGTTCAAGTAATTTGTAAACTCCTAACCAAGGCAATAGTACAAACTTTTTTTGAACATACAATGGCTTGCATAACTTGAGAGTACTTGAAGTTTTTAAGTCAATATTAAGAGATTTGGAAACTTAActacaagacaaaaaaaatgagGCATGCATAGTTAATTAAAGGAATTCCCTAGCATGTTATTCTAAAAACAGGTAGAAGTAGGAAACCGTGTAAAAATCAGTGTTCTGGGGTTAAAAAAGAATCTCATCAAAATAGCTAATCCATGCCTAGGTTGGTGAATTCATGGCACTGAACTCTTATGAGAGCTGTGCCTCTCAGCACTAGGAGTCTGGCTTGCAGGAAGCAATACTGCAACATGACACTTTATCCAATTAAAATCTTGAAGCTCCTTCACAAAAATGCTAACAGCTGAGGTTGCCAGGCAGGCCCCTCTCATTATCAGCCAATCCACCCCTCTTGTTCAAGCAGAGCAACCTATAGTAGGTTACAAAGGACCAAGTCAAGTCAGAGTTTAGTATTTCTAAGGATATCTCCTTCCACCCACCTTCAACAGTTGCTTAGATGTATATAAGATGTCAAGCCAAGTAGCAAGGAAATATACAGCATATTTTAGGTAGTAACCACCCATCAAAAAATAACTACCAACTGGGGAAAAACGTAACCTAGTTGAGGTAACAGAGATAAATCAAACATTTCTCAAAGAGAAATCTGAAAAGCCGTACTACAAAAAAAGAccaaatataaaaagaaaggcattttgTTATTAGACTTAATATAGAAAATGAGTCACTCTTAGAATTTATATACAAAGCAATTGTATTAAGAACACGGCGATAATACACTTTAAACTGCCTATTTCTATGACCCTAAAATAATAGCATGCTCATTTCTGAGTAACTGAAACAAGAAAGGTGGTAGCATTTTAGAGAGACAGTAGGAAGGTCTCCACAGTGTCAACACTACCCTACAGGAAATAAACCTTGAACTAGATGAAAGTGTAGAAAATATATGAAGCATAGACAACTGCAAAAATGTTCAAGTTAAAGAGATAAAACCACCTCAAGATGATCTAGATCACACAACAGTCTCCAAGAACAATGGCATATGACAAAGTTAAATTAACACTAtactactattaaaaaaaagaaaattagaaggagaaatagaaaaaaaaagctactttgGAAGATCTGAGGCTATATCAAAcatcttttcagcagaaaaccTCATACACTCAAGGAGATGGGACTATGTTTCTAATCCAACAAGCCATTTGTTATTTACTATGAAATTATTATTCAGATGCTAAAGTCACAAAAGACATTTTGGGAAATACTAACATTTCATATTCATTAAACAAGAAAGGGAAGTGGTTTGACtggtataaataaataaaaagagaagctttaaagatgttttataggcttaaattaatttccactGTAACTACACTAAGGTTGACAAGGACAGAACAACCTGGTCCATGAGACATCAAGTATTTCACAGCCTAGCTCCAAACAGAAGGTTAGAATACGTATTCTCTTCCAAATGCGATTTGTAATTTGATTTGaagacaaaataatttgaattataCAATGTTATGGCTACCTAGTTGGTTAGAAAGCATTAAGTCATTTAGAATGCACTTCTTCAAGCAAAATTAAACAGCCTAGGATAGACTATACTTTAATTTGCCTTCATGCTAAGTTTCATTCTATAAAGCTGTATGAAATGTACTTTACATGTGTTATTGAAGTGGCTACTGTATTCCCTTCACATTTCTCTATGTGccttctccctccacccccagttTGCAGTTAAATGGCACATACCTGAAGATATGCACATACATAAAGAATTCTCTTTCTGAACATCCTCCAATCCTAATCGTTCGCAGTCTTCATTGTGTCGATGTTCATCTCCTTCTTGGCTATTCAAAGATGGTCTAAAACCAACATAGGCATgtcttcttctgtatcttctacCTGTAATAGTTTGATATCCTCCTGCTGGTTTGGGCCAGGCAGGTTTGCCAGCTTCTTGACCCATTGCTACATAAGAttacagaggaaagaaaaagacagagtgCCTGCATTAGATAACAGTATGTCTTTAtaatttcccctcttctttaACACTTTGATATAGTTTTTTTAGCAACGAGTTTCCCATTTCTCTGAAGTCTTGAGCTTCACTTACAATACTATTATTGAGAACCTAAAGTGCTCTGGGCACATATGTTATGAAAGCATATAACAGAATTTTCATCTACACTAATTAATATTGAAAACACCTATCTTGCCCCCATCTTAACATGTTTGCAGTAAATAATAGagactttattaaaaaaatttaaaaaatcaaccCCAGATGTCACATGACTTCTTTTTTGAATGTAATACACTTCTGTACATAGCTCTGACACAATATATATGTCAGCTTGCAAAAAACATTTGCAAGCACTATAATAGAAAAGCCTTCATGTAATGCAGCACAACTCAGCCAGCCCTAGCTAGCTTATCTCCGTGACAGGAAAAGTACAATTAAACCAATCACACCTTCTAAAACAGAAGTCCCAAGTCCCAGGGACTTTACACTAGGTAgtagacgtggcacttcgggacatggtttagtgggcatggggtggtgggttgatggttggacttgatgatcttaaaggcctttcccaaccttaatgattctgtgattctgcataGCCATACATGGCAATCACTCACACAGAGTTCCTATTGTTACAGCAGTATTCCATATCAATGGATCTTAATGCTTTTACCAAGAAAACATGGGGTAAGTAGTACaaggaaacatgaaaaacagTGGGGGAAAGCTGCCAATTTTGTaatgaagaaagattttaataCAGTAGTAGTATCAGGTATTAATAATCTAACACAAGTGTTCATGTCCAAAGGCTGTTGCTTGTACAAATGCAATTAGAAGTTCAGTATTTCAGATGTTCAGTGGCTTTTTCATGTCCCTCTAAGTCACGTTTAATCTTTACTAGATACGGAATTAACAtagcagcttttctgttcttgaaaCTCCCCAAACTGAAGAGGAGACATTAAAGTCCAGGAAGATAAAAGTCTGCAAACATTAACACAGAGTTTTctgaacttcaggaaaaaaaaagaaagctttttcctttcctggctGTTAAGCTGATTTCCTCAATACCCTTAAAAAGAGAGTATCTATATGCAAAGACACCATTTATTAGCAGTTATCTTCTGCAGCTTCAAGTGGTATACCTACTAGTAAGGCTGGCAGTTGCAGTATG from Gavia stellata isolate bGavSte3 chromosome Z, bGavSte3.hap2, whole genome shotgun sequence carries:
- the PJA2 gene encoding E3 ubiquitin-protein ligase Praja-2, which encodes MGQEAGKPAWPKPAGGYQTITGRRYRRRHAYVGFRPSLNSQEGDEHRHNEDCERLGLEDVQKENSLCMCISSGSSPLVQVSSGLLDEPLLENVGTGEPVCQSVWSRTFEVNASPFSLFSYDLEGNKISGNFMNPYENSVELAEYASGGHNDWNGQNRIAFVNTDSYEPDSSDGEEDDAQDKFSLAREEAGVLQETLDSMLSELEKGPESFTDLKSRLSTLNHSVSRECCEEAGPVPLMRYFSIGSDLACPNNSTFKFSAEDHAIPKSNPSSTNCETQQRRNIVDVGIGTPIAIANELNVNDGKTDQGNSPELVVRPKIRKQSTTNQLETEELLPNDDDESGSWRRSDIAEVQQGYAECALRNSREAMNYSMFFDSREHVGHQKNAEIDLRKNAAAQEQKNMPDGSTFWDESEDGRRCFSMSHKDEDSSECSDGEWSTAVPIYFAATEKDQFSSDEGCETVPGREECEPKVQSSSSGVEEENRDFCFQGGEQTVLEEGEIPQLQHREEIESSCAGEYDPVSDIVEAGFFLLDGNNNLEDDSSVSEDLDVEWRVLDEFGDGLGLAQALPHADPQFLTFTTVDERLQQAMETALANLEALGFHVEQAHPPATKEDIDCLPQIIVTDDHDGQEQYCTICCSEYVKDEIVTELPCHHLFHKPCVTLWLQTSGTCPVCRYVLAPVLPGAAAPTVSFLSHQDSASSVHSATGASN